aatgtcgATCTCAGTATTTTCTGCTTCTCCTGGTTTTTACTTCTTTCTCAGAGCTACCATCGTGTCTCTGGAGAACTTCGAGCAGCGTCTGAACCAGGCCATCGAGAGGAATGCCTTCCTGGAGAGCGAGCTAGATGAGAAGGAGTCTCTTCTGGTTTCCGTGCAAAGATTAAAGGATGAAGCCAGAGGTGATTATTGACTAGAGCCACGGCTGTCAGTCACTGGCTGCACCTCCCCGCTTCCCCTTCCAAGATTTAAAATATCTGCTTTCCCACAGATCTGTAGGAATCTCTTTGTTCTGTGTCTTAAGCTGATCCTGGGAAGACCTACAAAACGTAtcttttggggggttttttgttgtttttttcccgtAGATTTGCGGCAGGAGCTGGCCGTACGCGAGAGGCAGTCAGATGTAACCAGGATGTCCGCTCCAAGTTCGCCCACACAGGACAATGTGAAGATGGACACTGCAGTGcaggcctctctctctctccctgctacCCCACTGAGCAAAGATCTGGACAACACCTTTGCCAACCCAACAGGTAGCTGCAGCCTCTCTTCCCCTGAGAGGGCATTTATTTTACACTCATTATGCAAGTGATTTATAGGCAGCCATCCTCTTTTACTCTTACACGTCAGTCTATCAATCTGCTTTGAGATTTACACCGGTGGTGACTATGGTACACGTCATAGTGTTTTATATGATAGGGTTAGGTGGTGTGATGTGATACTCACTGGTATCTTTTTATTCATAAAGCCCTTACTGCAAAATGATCATATAACCTTTCAGAATTGCTTTGTCACTCAGATAGGCTTTTTCAGACCCACTCGAAGAGTTTAGTCTGACAATGGGAAGACTGCTTTTAATTTTAGTGTACGTGACTCCTGGAACAAAATACAGCACCTCCTAAACATCAATACTctaggagggggaaaaaagtaatattaaagaggaggaaaatatgCATTTATCCATTAGGTAGGGTGTGGCATAAAAAGAATTCAGTTTCAGGCACACAAGTGgatggttaaaaaaagaaactgatatattTGGGCAAcattatgaaaaatgtacagtatcCAACAGGTATTGGCACACCCGCCTTCCTCAGGACATCTTGACACCCTGTATTTCATATTGTCTTAGACCATATGTATTTAAAGCTTTTCATTCTTAAAACAGCTATGaacaatattattatatacGGTCTGCGTGTGAATTTAGTGATAGTGATGAACTAACAGAGGATTATTACATCTGCAGTTTATGTCTGCAGATAAAAAGTAACTTGTAGCTGATCTGGTGCAAAGCGTTGCTtctatttatttgaaatgtgtgAGTATACATTATATGCACTATATAGTTTCCTCTAAAATGCCcacaatggggaaaaaaaatgttcatgcattcaatttcaaaatattattttactgCTCACTATAGAGTAACCTACTGAATGTTGGCTAAGGAGTAGAAAATGAGTGCATGAGGGAGTGATTTCAGACAATAAAATTAAGACTCtaaatgtaattaaacacaTCTTTGCATCGTCTTCTTTACTCTCCCCTTACAGTGCTATCAAATGGCTATAGCAGCAACTCCCCACTGACTCCCTCTGCCAGAATATCAGCCCTCAACATCGTCAGTGATTTACTCCGGAAAGTAGGGGTGAGTCATTCCTTCTGAGTTTTCCTAagtctccctttctctttcactACATCACAAGCTTAATGTAGAAAGTCCCTGTCCACCGAGCAGCGTCATCTTTCTGTGTATGTCTCTGCACAGGCTCTGGAGTCGAAGCTTGCCGCTTGCAGGAACTTTGCCAAGGACCAGAGAGCCAGGAAGGCGTACGCTCTCGACAACAGCAACGTGCTCAACGCAAACTACTCGCAATCACTCCATACATCATATTTTGACAAAGCGTGAGTGAAATCAAAACCCTCCTGCCTTTGCTACATCTTCCATCTCTTAGTAATAAGTGAGGGATAATTAATGACAAGAATCCTGTCAGAGGATGCCTTAGGTGTGTTATAATGGTATATGATATGTATTGTGTCTGATGTAGTGGATGACTAAGGGGAATATATGGAGGAGTATCTGAGACCTGTGTGCATTTTTTCCCAGCAGGACAGAGATTGTCACATTCCCTGCATTGATTCTGGGTAATCGCAGCTCCGCCGCCTGTTATCTGAGTGTGTTGGGGCAAAtgcatgctgctgctgatgttaaCAAGCCTCTTTTTCATGTAGAAATAACATAGAAATAACTCATGACTGTGGGCTACATGATTTCCTGGCCACTAATGATTTAAgggtagtggtggtggtagtaATGTAATGGTGCTGGAATTTTCCCACTGCCTTTTTAACTCTAAGCTGACCGAATAGATCTCCTTTATGTTTATGATGAAGCTCGAGTCGATCCATTCCTACTGTAGATATCAAAtatattatttgatattttaaaaaggctcagtactttcctaaaacagctggtcactgtagtttttaccAAACTCTACTATACTGGGGGctattttcagctgaggattaatccacatttggtgctctagtgagtatttggggcagcaggacgttgtatgagtcagaataaactacagtgtgtgttcatggtgatgaataAACATGTCaccagtgcagcagtgtggctcactgatgtgtttttaatagtctttgcacaacaatggagctctatggctcagaggaagtAGGGATATGAGGctgtgatacacacacaatacttgttagtcAGATTGATTCATTATTGGTTTTGCAGTTTCCATGGGATAttgttgacagtaagaaaaatcCTTTAGTCATATTTATTAGCAAAAGTGCTGTTGTGTCCAGTTTTTCTGCTGCATCACTCCCATCTGCTTGTGTTACCGGTGGTGagaacagtgtgacagtgtttcTGCTAGAACTAAAGAGACAGCACATAGAGATGCGTACACAACAAGGACATTGTCCTTCTGATTTCAGAGCAGGGCGTTTGTTATGTACACCGTTCACCTTCAGCCAAAAGCATCTTGTCCTACTTACTGTAATAGAAGACAACATAACGATTCCCTGCTGAGAATAGGCCTGAGTGTTGAACCTTGATACTTTTTGAGAACTGACCAAATGTGTCCATAGTCTGAGGCTCAAGTATTGAAAAGGACAAGTTTAGGAACTTTTCTACCTTTTAGACTGAGAAGCAAAGCTCTTTATTTAACACTTATATATTTAACTGTTTGACATCTTTTCGTAGTTCATGAATTAGGTATCAGGAATAAAAAATTGCTTTGATATCGGTACGAAAGCTCATGGTGACTGGTATAGAAAATATGGAAACCATATCAGCTCTAGCTTGAGAATCTGCTTAAATAAGGTAAACAGCAAACTTTCAGTTTTTCTGAACGGTGCTTTCCAGAGTCATGACTCAGGCCTgaaccacacaaacaatatcGATCATCAAAGCCCAACTATTACCCACTAAAGAAACCAGTTTAACCAGCCCGTCAGCAACTCTGCAACTTCCTTCCCACTTTCTGCATTCAAGTTCCATTTTTAGCAACACATGCATAAAGTTTAAAGCAGGTCATCTCTGTCTAGTTACTGCAGTGTCCTCGAGTGTCAGTGTTACAGAAGAGAGGAACTGACAGTGACTGAAAATACTTCTGTCAAACTGGAGGATGAGTAGTTTATCTGACATTTCCAGCTTCCATCCTGCACCTATGGAAGTCGAATTCtgccaagaaaagaaaaaacaaggtCATTTGGTAATTCCCCTGATCGTTAAAAttaagttttctttttctttttctttttttaagaacCATTAAATAGATATATAAAAAATCCTACTTCATTAATTATTTacaatttattaactaacaaagtTGCATTCAACCcaagaaaaaaatcatttgttatttaagttACATCCAATTGTAGGATTAACTAAACCCTTTTAGTTGAGCTTAACGATTCATTGTTGACCTTGAAAATAGCAGCttgaaacttttttattttaatgtgtcaaAATTTGTCATTGATCACTAAGTAAACCAAACTGTTTACTACACAGTTTTACTTCTTAATAACACAAACTGCTTGTCTCACAGGAAGTTCACAAGCTGTTTTATAATCCTTGATTCtttataaaaaacatataatgAGCGGGTACTGACTAACTATACCAAATTCacactttttctatttttctattatCAAATGACCATTAAATGTCCTACGAATTAACCCTACATACATTTCCAGAGAATTAACAGGAAAATAAAGGACCTGTAAAATAACATATCAGTAgggacaaaaataaaagtattcatGCTAAGTAAAAATGATGAGATAGTTAGTATGCCAACATCTTGACTTACTATTTCATCATTATGCCTAAAATTTGAATTATGCTTCTATTCAGATGCAGAAAAGTGTAACTGTAGGCAAACCTCCCAAATTtctattctctttttttccttttaaagttTGGAGCatacatttctgtcttttataTTTGTCAACTGGGGTGAAATTGATTTCTGTTTCCTGAGTTCTTTTTCGTTTTCTTTTACATTGTGGTTTGCTAAATGTGACACTACTAAATGGACAACATTTACCACCCAATCCATACAGGataaagtgaaacacacacaagaacgTGTCCGAAATCATCAACATTCACTTACAGAAGCATATGAAGCATTTATGCTGTCTGCAGAAGCATATTTCCAGTTTTTGTGccataattcttttttttaaacttaaagcCTTAAAGTACAAAACCTACAGTATCTCTTAATTCTGACTTACCatgagtatttttttaattttatttctgtttattaaaGATCCAATAAGATACtattttgaatacatttttaaatgatacATCTGTTTTGTTCCTTTCGTGGCAGAAATGGGCTTCCGTACTTATCGGCTTGTTTCTAATACAATTTATGTCAGGGGCCAGTAGTGGGTTAATTAGTGTATAAATGTAGAGTACATCACTGCTCGGTTGCAGACCTTTCTGGTTTAATGCaactcttttttgttttttgcagcagGACCGTGAACGGACTGAAACCAGGTACCCTGACAGCTATCACCGCCccacctgctgcctcctccaCAGGCTTAGTGCCCCTTGCTGTGTGACGTtaacacccccctccccccacccccccatctCAAACCTAACCCAAACCGTCCTGAAGGCTCCAGACAAAGAGGGATCACAAATGGCTACTGTAAACCTCGTCTTGTCACTCTCTCTGTTGTTCTGGCACTTGTGCTTCGTTCCTGCTGTAATTATGGGTCCCTGTCTGTATATTTCATGTGTTTCTGTATCTGCTGTTTGCTCGCTGGCTTGTACAAAGATGGTGCCCCATCTACTCTTGACATATTTAAAGATTCCTCAAAGAACTCTGCACCCTGatttgtgcaatgtgtgcatCAAATAATCTAAAAAGGGAAATATTATGCAATTAAAATGTCGTTAGCTGGACATTTTAATGTCACTACTTTAACTAGCAATAACTTAAATTAATGTGACAGTTAAGTGCACTCACATCCAGTGCTGAAACCATGAATGAAAAATAACTTTAATGGGTGTGCAGATGTCCCGGATAATTGTGTGCCACATGGCCAATGTCTCTGTCAATTATTgttgatgtttaaaaatgtccaaCACGTGAGCCTCACAGGCAGATGTTTTAAATACTATCTCTGGAAGGAGTCACgtggtttttggcttttaacTGTTATCTCGTGACCCttgcttttttttgcatttggtTTTCAAAGATGTTTTTAAGAAAGGGCAGGGGAGTCTTTGTGTCTGTAGTGAGTCAAACACACCATCTGTCCTCTGAACTATGTGACATGATGTGTACAGTATTGGTCATATTGATCGTTATTTATAGACGGCCATTTAAGAGGTGCTGTCGTAGTGTTCACACCAGTTAACCAGGATTCTGTAGTCGaagtgttttgcttttttgatttaacacattttcagtACTGTACACGATGAGTGAGTGAAGCACTTTGACCTCTTGTGAACTTaactttctttcattttcaaagtGCAATattgcctgttttgtttttgtttgtgggtttaatttaattcagttttcttttacagcacgttttaataaaatatgtaattataCTCCATCTATTAACATTTGCTGTGTTTCAATCAGTTCGTACCGTGGAGGAAATTAGGGCAGTTATTTTCAGCTAGAGCAGCAACGATAAGTCAATTTATCGATTAGCTGAATCTAAtctgcagctattttgataattgattaatcgttcTAGTGATATCATTGTCTGATTCAAGCTGAATATATGCTGGTTGTCTCTGTTTTATCGCTGTATATCTGAGAATCTTTTGACTTTcaaatttgaagacatcacattTGGCTCTGacatatttttttgcttttctcagtttttgGACATTTCTCAGAGCAAAAgatttatggtgaaaataatcagcagattattcGATGTTGAAAAAGACCACTAATTGCAATTTTCAATTCATGTgttgattatttaaatatagaaaagcagaaaatcctcaaatTTGCTAAGGTTGAAgcagtaaatttttttttctttataaattactgttgttttgttgaCTGAGCGATTGATTGTGTTTCATTACTAAAGGAAATTAACCATAGTTTGAGGTTTTGAGAATGAATACTGACCCTGTGTCAGACTGCCAGATATTTACAACATACGTTTACTTAACTGTACTTGagctactttacttaagtattgtTACTTCTACGCTACTACATCAGAGAGAAATGTTGTACTTACTTACTGTAAGGGATTAGACAACTATAGCAAGTTTCACATGTCTGCCATGTGATATGTCaagtaaatgtttaatttatataGGTCAATATCACAAATTGTATGCCTAATGGTAATGAATAGAAACCAGCCAAAGAGAAAAACTCATGTGAAAATCTAAAACACTACAGACGGCATTTAAAATTGGTCAGAAAACATGTAAAGCAAGCATGATGCATAGTTCAGGAGCTAAAAACACCCAGTGTTATCATcactgccccctgctggaaaaatgaacaagaaaaaagcagttttttttaaattctcacTTTTGTTATTTAATCATGAATTGTCATATCTCAAGGCAGacacaaaatattatattacatttcctGTTCATGTGTGGGAATTTTAACAAACCTCCATCGATGCTGCACAGTTTGGCTTCTTGCACGACATACGTCTCTGGTACAGAAATCTTCACTTGTATTTACTTGAAACTCACATGTAAGGATTACTTAAATTAATCCATTAGTGAAACAAGGCCCGAGGGAAATTATTCAAAAGCCTTGCTTTAACAAGGTCACTTTCAAACAAGTGGTTTGGTATCAACAGTAGGATATATTGTCCACATCTGTAGACGTGCTCAACATTATAGTCTATAGATTTCGTGTGGCACAACAGTGAGTCAGACACTGTTCAGAGCTGCTGTGGTGTTCAACTGCTCcctcctttcttcttctctgccgCCTCATCTATCTGCCTCTGCCTCCTCTCCATGATCTCCATCCTCTTGGCATCGTTGCGTGCTCGCTCCTGGGCCCTGAGCTCATCCACGTCCTCCAAAAACCTGTGCCTGCACCGAGGAGGAAGTATTATATCGATGAATGACGGAGGAATTCACAATTAGACAGCACTGGAAGGATTCACTATGAATGCTGTATTTCAAATTAGAGAAGGGTTTTAACATATCTAATATCCACCCCGTCATACCACTTTTTCCAAAAGTGAACAACATTGATAACATATGCATGTGCGATCGATAGAAAGTGattctgcaactattttgaccGTTTTGGTaacttttcaagcaaaaatgccaactattttttctctttcttcccccTTAAataatatacactgctcaaaaaataaagggaacacttaaacaacacaatgtaactccaagtcaatcacactcctgtgaaatcaaactgtccacttttgaacgctggcggtgctttcactctagtggtagcatgagacggagtctacaacccacacaagtggctcaggtagtgcagctcatccaggatggcaagaaggtttgctgtgtctgtcagcgtagtgttcagagcatggaggcgctaccaggagacaggccagtacatcaggagacgtggaggaggccgtaggagggcaacaacccagcaacaggaccgctacctccgcctttgtNNNNNNNNNNNNNNNNNNNNGAGCagacatgcacgcacacacaccttcGTTCCACATTTCAGACTTGAGAATGATGCTGTCTGCATCAGATATGATGATGAGTGCTTTACAGGCAGCGTTCATCTCTCTGTTGATGCAAACTTCCAGTGCTTTCTCTCACTTTGTCTATTCCCTCCTTTGTCTGGACCGCCTGTGCATCTCGCCTCTGTCGAAGTGACTGAGAGCAGCTATTGTCTGGCGAGGCATACAAACGAACTGCCGCTCAACAGCCTTCTCGCAAGGCTACCCCTTTTAATTGctcaaagaaaagaagaagctaTGAGAGATGGCGTGAGGCCTTGGGGTGAGAAAGTAGTGATAGTTACATTTTATGAAATCTGTCTGCATCGTGTGCTGAAGTTGCTAAAGGAAGCATGTTCCTATAAGTTTATACATGCACAGTAGTATGGAGGTTATGATCAGGTTTTTGAAATTTCCTTATTGTGTGCTTTCACAAGTGAACACATCAGGTTTCAGAAACCTGGATTTAAGACACTTGAATATGTTAGGTGGAATACTTTAACAACTTATCCTTACATGATACATACATGATGTTAAAATCATGTATACAGGGAGATGTTTAACCAGGTTTCTCAATGTAAACATATCCTAAATATTATATTCACTGCACATAGTAAagtaaaaacataatgaaatgcagtttagCACCTAACAAAAAGTGAACAGAAGCACCTGCATTTATAAATAATGAAGAtgaatatatttacaaaatgaacaataaaagACGGTACTGAGTGTGTACAGAAAGAAGAATAAAGCAATATGTAGTGTACACAGAAAGGGCTCTATACCCATATAAACAAAACCAGTGTACAGTGTACACTAAGgtaaatgtaactacatgttcCATATGAACAATAAGCTTGTTCTTGAACAGTGTAATAGAAGCCATTAAGTGCTTTATAAGCCAGGGTAAGACTACAAACTGGGATACTACATACTAAAACACATGgtggctccgctttaatcttgggaagctgcagagctgcagtctctattcattcaatttatactgtaaatttccagctaaactgaggctttttgaagacccttttctctctctcgtctttcatcggtcttgtgcagagttttacgtACATTCTGTtttgccgacaactgcatgcacgtcgcggttcctcgcgggtctatttcaagtagccggctatttaaaaacaatcaaatattctttgtgtggttcatcaacggtgataaattatccgaaagtcccgcgaagtgcggacaactcggcacaacaccagtgaagatATGGCTCGCTCTCTTCAGAAAGCGTTTCTCTTccgccactgcacacatacacgctacgccaaCACATGCGCACAGaagacccagggttagggttacaaatttggatttatttacgcactttaaaaaaatgtattgaaagttttattctttttacatgtttatttacagcattaaatgttgaaatgtgtattataataggctgtatattaacttattgggagaaaactggtagttctatgtaaaatcacacgttgagcacccccatatcgccaaaatggcatgatccttgtttcgctgtgAAGCTTCagctgtgagattgacagtcaaatcggGCTCCACCCATCGCAGCAGCGAATCTTCGACTACTCAGGGTCAGCCTtattatatacacatacatacatacatacatacattcacacacaaacaccaacacacatgtatatgtatatatgtatatgtatcaTATATATACCGATacatatatatgatatatatatatatatatacatatatacacatatacacacatacattcatacatatacagtatatacaatatattcaTCGAAATGAGGTCTTGAGAATAACACTTGCACTTACCAAACCATCGTTAGGAGACAAGAGCCACAGACATGGTCTTACTTGCGTACCTCTAAACATTCTACACATTTTGCCAATGATATACTGATGTTTGAAATGATGCAGGCATCTTGAAAAGGATattgttaaaaggaaaaaaactaaaaacattgttGTTGGAGAATTTTGGGCTGGTGATGACTTTGCAATTTGGTACCCCGGGGTGATGAAAGTGTTGAAAGATCAGATAAAATAAGGGTGGAAAAGCAAGGGAGTGTGAGACAGATGACAGGAGTTGTCCATTAAGCGAGTGGAACCGCCCTGGTGTGAATATTGCATTTCCATGTTTACCGCAATTACAGGCCTGTTCACTGGTTCACCTCCTGCAGAGGGTAAAAATGGAAGAGAGAGACACTCCTGTGGGATGGTGAGAATATCGCGTCTGCCCAGTCAGGGATGTGAGATattgagagagacacacacacacacacacacacacacacacacacactcacacacacacagccactgcTGTCACATCTCCAATGTCTTGGTGGTTAAAGTGATCCTAATCTGTCTGTGTACTGCAGAGAGCTAAAAGTCATTTTGTCTGGGGTCATCTTAAAATCTTGTTTCTGCTGAAGACAAGTGAAAAAATTGCCACTGAGATTGAGCTCCTAAAGTTGAGTTTATAGCTTTTTCTCCCTTTGATCGAGTAacaatttaatttcattaaagaTTTTTTCCATTTTGACAGTGACAGTAAGGAGAAATAGGACAGGCAGGGGAAAGACAGAGATGGGATGACATGCAGTAAAGGGCCTGGGCCGGACTTGAACCTGGGCCGCTGTGGTAAAGACCCCACTAGCTGAACAACCGGGGCGCCCCAAGTGACATTATCTTG
This portion of the Micropterus dolomieu isolate WLL.071019.BEF.003 ecotype Adirondacks linkage group LG19, ASM2129224v1, whole genome shotgun sequence genome encodes:
- the LOC123958082 gene encoding nuclear distribution protein nudE-like 1-B isoform X3, translated to METDMIPKFSSKDEEIDFWKALSLKYKKSCQEAQEELLEFQEGSRELEAELEAQLGQTEHRMKDLQTENHRLKNELETIKDKLEQQYSQSYKQISMLEDDLGQTRSIKDQLHKYVRELEQSNDDLERAKRATIVSLENFEQRLNQAIERNAFLESELDEKESLLVSVQRLKDEARDLRQELAVRERQSDVTRMSAPSSPTQDNVKMDTAVQASLSLPATPLSKDLDNTFANPTVLSNGYSSNSPLTPSARISALNIVSDLLRKVGALESKLAACRNFAKDQRARKAYALDNSNVLNANYSQSLHTSYFDKATEIVTFPALILAGP
- the LOC123958082 gene encoding nuclear distribution protein nudE-like 1-A isoform X1, which codes for METDMIPKFSSKDEEIDFWKALSLKYKKSCQEAQEELLEFQEGSRELEAELEAQLGQTEHRMKDLQTENHRLKNELETIKDKLEQQYSQSYKQISMLEDDLGQTRSIKDQLHKYVRELEQSNDDLERAKRATIVSLENFEQRLNQAIERNAFLESELDEKESLLVSVQRLKDEARDLRQELAVRERQSDVTRMSAPSSPTQDNVKMDTAVQASLSLPATPLSKDLDNTFANPTVLSNGYSSNSPLTPSARISALNIVSDLLRKVGALESKLAACRNFAKDQRARKAYALDNSNVLNANYSQSLHTSYFDKARTVNGLKPGTLTAITAPPAASSTGLVPLAV
- the LOC123958082 gene encoding nuclear distribution protein nudE-like 1-B isoform X2; translated protein: METDMIPKFSSKDEEIDFWKALSLKYKKSCQEAQEELLEFQEGSRELEAELEAQLGQTEHRMKDLQTENHRLKNELETIKDKLEQQYSQSYKQISMLEDDLGQTRSIKDQLHKYVRELEQSNDDLERAKRATIVSLENFEQRLNQAIERNAFLESELDEKESLLVSVQRLKDEARDLRQELAVRERQSDVTRMSAPSSPTQDNVKMDTAVQASLSLPATPLSKDLDNTFANPTVLSNGYSSNSPLTPSARISALNIVSDLLRKVGALESKLAACRNFAKDQRARKAYALDNSNVLNANYSQSLHTSYFDKATVNGLKPGTLTAITAPPAASSTGLVPLAV